A window of the Clostridia bacterium genome harbors these coding sequences:
- a CDS encoding glycosyltransferase family 2 protein, with protein sequence MKIAAIIPAYNEGNRIKNVIQALKASKLIDEIIVVSDGSIDNTVDVSKREGAIVVELADNRGKGGAMLVGVEKCSSDVLLFLDADLIGLKAHHIDSLLTPILNERAQMTIGIFSKGRRATDFAQKIAPFLSGQRAMKKELIQELSNLEISRFGVEVALTRYANKNNLVIKEVVMEDVTHVMKEEKLGFKKGFAARLKMYWEIAKSAI encoded by the coding sequence ATGAAGATAGCGGCTATTATTCCGGCATATAATGAAGGGAACAGAATAAAAAATGTGATCCAAGCATTGAAGGCCTCTAAGTTGATAGATGAAATAATCGTGGTAAGTGACGGTTCTATAGATAATACTGTAGATGTTTCAAAGCGGGAAGGAGCTATAGTGGTAGAATTAGCGGACAACAGGGGAAAAGGAGGGGCTATGCTGGTTGGGGTGGAAAAATGCAGTTCTGATGTGCTCTTGTTTTTAGATGCGGATTTGATAGGTCTAAAAGCGCACCATATAGATAGCCTGCTCACTCCAATATTGAATGAACGGGCTCAGATGACTATAGGGATCTTCAGCAAGGGAAGAAGAGCAACTGATTTTGCTCAAAAAATTGCACCTTTTCTATCAGGTCAGAGGGCTATGAAAAAAGAGCTGATACAAGAACTTTCTAATTTAGAGATTTCAAGGTTTGGGGTGGAAGTTGCGCTCACTAGGTATGCGAATAAAAATAATTTGGTGATAAAAGAAGTTGTCATGGAAGATGTTACCCATGTTATGAAAGAGGAAAAACTAGGATTTAAAAAAGGTTTTGCTGCAAGGCTGAAGATGTATTGGGAGATAGCAAAAAGCGCTATATAG
- a CDS encoding NUDIX domain-containing protein yields MNFRIAVKGLIFKQNRFLVLIRSDQEMRNTEIKDATPEDLPGGMLKENETVQQGLNREIKEETGICVDVVKAIKVLDYFYSDIHLISIIFLCKYRSGKIMISDEHKGYKWIKVGSEQYNELPEWLKDVLEQIY; encoded by the coding sequence ATGAATTTCAGAATAGCTGTTAAGGGATTGATATTCAAACAAAATAGATTTTTGGTGCTCATAAGATCGGATCAGGAGATGAGGAATACTGAGATAAAAGATGCTACCCCAGAAGATCTGCCTGGTGGAATGCTAAAAGAAAATGAAACTGTGCAACAGGGACTGAACAGAGAGATAAAAGAAGAGACAGGCATTTGTGTGGATGTTGTAAAAGCTATCAAAGTGTTGGATTATTTTTATTCCGATATCCACCTGATATCAATAATCTTTTTGTGTAAATATAGAAGCGGGAAAATTATGATTAGCGATGAGCATAAAGGTTATAAATGGATCAAGGTAGGTTCAGAACAATACAATGAATTACCTGAATGGTTGAAGGATGTTTTAGAACAAATTTATTGA
- a CDS encoding PspC domain-containing protein: protein MVLKKSNNKWLFGVVGGIAEYFKINPDLLRIALILAVVLLDLGVLIAVYIILAIIMPDHKQDDVIEVVVEDDQNGAADTGNGVGTKNNNQYIFGIILVIIGIIALLKEQLRLGWRLMGKYNFAPFREYILPVALIIIGGIILYRSLSNRR from the coding sequence ATGGTGTTAAAAAAGAGCAATAATAAATGGTTGTTTGGAGTGGTGGGCGGAATTGCAGAATATTTTAAAATAAATCCTGACTTATTGAGGATAGCACTTATATTAGCCGTAGTGTTGTTGGATTTAGGGGTATTGATAGCTGTTTACATAATATTGGCTATAATCATGCCTGACCATAAACAGGATGATGTAATTGAAGTAGTGGTAGAAGATGACCAAAACGGAGCTGCAGATACAGGCAATGGAGTTGGGACTAAAAATAATAATCAATATATATTTGGAATTATTCTTGTTATTATAGGTATAATAGCTTTGTTAAAAGAACAACTTAGGCTAGGGTGGAGACTGATGGGCAAATATAATTTTGCTCCGTTTAGAGAATATATATTGCCTGTTGCGCTAATAATTATAGGTGGTATCATTTTATATAGGAGTTTAAGCAACAGACGGTAG
- a CDS encoding cation:proton antiporter — MKLIIIIAILLMAGFVGGRVASKFKLPSVTGYIIIGVIIGPSVLNIVSAEFSQHLTIINEIALALIAFSIGSEFNIKHLETLGKKVFIITLLQSLGAVILVDFLLLVVLKVPVHLGLTLGAIAAATAPAATIMVVREYKAKGPMTDTLLPVVALDDAVCIMIFGLSTAISKMLIGNTGDINFLMVMVEPIIEILGSLVIGFLIGLLISWMSKKIIKGPDEMLVTVFALILSASGIADMLNISPLLTCMMVGATVANVLKSNKKVYSDVDKITPIIYVAFFTLAGTDLNLGLITNVGLIGIVYILSRSAGKIIGTAIGGRVSGASPAVYKYLGICLFPQAGVAIGLTVIAENMFPDIASELSTIVLSAVMIYELIGPVLTKMALIKAGEIETSKKPQRA, encoded by the coding sequence ATGAAATTAATAATTATAATTGCTATACTTCTTATGGCAGGTTTTGTAGGAGGAAGAGTAGCCTCTAAATTTAAACTGCCTTCAGTTACCGGCTATATTATAATAGGTGTAATAATAGGTCCTTCAGTGCTAAACATTGTATCTGCTGAATTTAGTCAACATCTAACCATAATAAACGAAATCGCTTTAGCCTTAATCGCTTTCAGTATAGGAAGTGAATTTAACATTAAGCATCTTGAGACTCTAGGTAAAAAAGTGTTTATCATCACATTGCTTCAAAGTTTAGGTGCAGTGATCTTGGTTGATTTTCTGCTGCTTGTGGTGCTAAAAGTCCCGGTACATTTAGGTTTAACGCTGGGGGCTATAGCAGCTGCTACTGCACCTGCAGCCACTATTATGGTGGTACGGGAATACAAAGCAAAGGGCCCTATGACCGATACTTTGCTTCCTGTAGTTGCTCTAGATGATGCTGTATGTATAATGATATTCGGTCTATCTACTGCAATCTCAAAAATGTTGATAGGAAATACAGGCGATATAAACTTTCTTATGGTTATGGTAGAACCGATAATAGAGATACTTGGTTCCTTAGTGATCGGTTTTTTAATCGGACTTTTGATAAGCTGGATGTCTAAAAAAATAATAAAGGGCCCTGATGAAATGCTGGTGACGGTTTTCGCTTTGATCTTATCAGCCAGTGGAATTGCAGACATGCTCAATATATCTCCTCTTCTCACATGCATGATGGTAGGAGCTACGGTAGCAAACGTGTTGAAAAGCAATAAAAAAGTCTATTCTGATGTGGACAAGATCACACCTATTATATATGTAGCATTTTTTACTCTTGCAGGAACAGATCTCAATCTTGGCCTTATAACAAACGTAGGCCTTATAGGGATTGTATATATATTATCCAGATCTGCCGGGAAAATAATAGGGACTGCAATAGGAGGACGGGTTTCAGGCGCTTCTCCGGCTGTATATAAATATCTAGGCATATGCCTTTTCCCACAGGCAGGAGTCGCTATAGGTCTCACAGTCATTGCAGAGAACATGTTCCCTGATATAGCCTCAGAGCTATCTACAATAGTGCTTTCTGCAGTGATGATATATGAATTGATCGGCCCTGTATTGACAAAGATGGCACTGATTAAAGCAGGCGAAATTGAAACAAGCAAAAAGCCGCAACGGGCTTGA
- a CDS encoding transglutaminase-like domain-containing protein has protein sequence MLSRLKLIYIPLICIIILLSCCSYNPYTSVSITNSQLEQYRQMIYHKDFIKPEVLNTRNVKGQIRVYIKNNSDETIEFSEIYLVDPRSVQTWYSKTDAEIKCSYLKNQEIQTELDITNNIDCIEYCSIQPGGVEIITYPWNITTHEILFDLDENKITSYDQSSLVYRYYTRKEKNIQTSNSRIQIIAKQVIGNADNSLEKAKSIYHFIKQNIEFRESDKDRDAVYTLNAKHGNSTSISHLFAAMTRYAGIPCRIITGFAPHEDGGFTTQRWNEIYFNEYGWVPVDVACSIKNNRDYFGYMDAFHVAACYGGYSYESHDLDVSFELNYDTPYNTIKSEQHLAQPQLSNKRKTTGMLQRTIYFNDSQKRDKSTVYLPFVEYNADSKQHTNLLGTNKEFKKFKGDVSMLGGNSIKMDPCTLLKIYSFDLQNNTDNITIADQLEFITYDLTFDLNADNVKNYNKNSDLYIFYTREEPLIQKNHDKIIETVQEIIKDQQNPIIKSKLIFDYMIENIDIHPNSSAEDGAVETLNIKQGNQLDISLLFCALNRAAGIPARIITGLIPTNGKFVYHNWNEIYFENYGWVPADVYISKLYRDEFFGNIDNKHISLYYGYNDVLSKDDISIDINFIHTPSQKKITSEYNQMKDKYIQPEILNTKKINAIHTLYIDNVSGLPLKNVEIFNPSLESSDSSYSKITRKQKYHEYELFEGDTELFCYDKMIFDPCTKIEKLKYEKIDENFKKQIVEKLDIQLREIKFCLDKDIVTDYDKSSEIYRVYTQPGNLIECNHPKIIELADSIKGELKNPLSICKKIYQYIVDNMEYKTMYQEKGALYALNTKQGDCTEYSTLFVALARAAGIPAREVYGQTLEPDGKLGGGHAWAEVYFNEYGWLPVDPTWGQGLNKDYFGYMDDRHIIFSHQSYLQPYSHQGQMENSLSINFEIELVE, from the coding sequence ATGCTTTCGCGGCTTAAACTTATATATATACCACTAATCTGCATCATCATACTTTTATCTTGCTGCTCCTATAATCCATACACATCTGTATCCATTACCAATAGCCAACTTGAACAATATCGTCAGATGATATACCATAAGGATTTTATCAAACCAGAGGTTTTGAACACTAGAAACGTCAAAGGACAAATAAGAGTATATATAAAAAACAATTCCGATGAGACAATTGAATTTTCAGAGATATATTTAGTTGATCCACGTTCCGTCCAAACCTGGTATAGCAAAACTGATGCTGAAATAAAGTGCTCTTATCTAAAAAATCAAGAAATACAAACAGAATTGGATATCACAAATAATATAGACTGTATTGAATACTGTTCTATTCAGCCGGGTGGCGTTGAAATAATAACATATCCTTGGAATATTACTACACATGAAATACTGTTCGATCTAGATGAGAATAAAATAACCTCTTACGATCAATCCAGTCTTGTATATAGATACTATACAAGAAAAGAAAAAAATATTCAAACTTCTAATTCAAGGATACAGATTATCGCAAAACAGGTGATAGGAAATGCTGATAATTCTTTAGAAAAGGCGAAAAGCATTTATCACTTTATAAAGCAAAATATAGAATTTAGGGAATCTGATAAGGATAGAGATGCAGTATACACGCTGAACGCCAAACATGGCAATTCCACATCAATCTCCCATCTGTTCGCAGCCATGACAAGGTATGCCGGAATACCTTGCAGGATTATCACCGGCTTTGCACCTCATGAAGATGGTGGCTTTACAACACAAAGATGGAATGAAATATACTTTAACGAGTATGGTTGGGTACCTGTAGACGTAGCATGTTCAATAAAGAATAATAGGGACTATTTTGGCTACATGGATGCTTTCCATGTAGCAGCATGTTATGGAGGGTATTCATATGAATCTCATGATTTGGACGTGTCTTTTGAGTTAAATTATGACACTCCTTATAATACTATAAAATCTGAGCAACACCTCGCTCAACCTCAGTTATCCAACAAGCGAAAAACAACCGGCATGCTACAAAGAACTATATATTTTAATGATAGCCAAAAACGAGATAAATCAACGGTATATCTACCTTTTGTAGAATACAATGCTGACTCAAAACAGCATACCAATTTGTTGGGCACAAACAAAGAGTTTAAAAAATTCAAAGGCGATGTATCTATGCTCGGAGGGAATAGCATAAAAATGGATCCATGCACCCTTCTCAAAATATATTCCTTTGATTTGCAGAATAATACTGATAACATCACCATTGCAGACCAATTGGAGTTTATCACCTATGACCTGACTTTTGATCTAAATGCTGATAATGTGAAAAATTATAATAAAAACAGTGACTTATATATTTTTTACACTAGAGAAGAACCTCTTATACAAAAAAACCACGATAAAATTATAGAAACAGTTCAAGAAATTATAAAGGACCAGCAAAACCCTATAATAAAATCCAAACTTATATTTGATTATATGATTGAAAACATAGATATCCATCCAAACAGTTCTGCAGAAGATGGGGCTGTTGAAACCCTAAATATCAAGCAAGGAAATCAGCTTGATATATCATTGCTTTTTTGTGCTTTAAACAGAGCAGCCGGAATACCTGCTCGTATTATAACAGGTCTGATACCCACTAATGGCAAATTTGTATATCATAACTGGAATGAAATTTACTTCGAAAATTATGGATGGGTTCCTGCAGATGTATATATAAGCAAATTATATAGGGATGAATTTTTCGGAAATATAGATAACAAACATATATCCTTGTATTACGGATATAATGATGTGTTGAGTAAGGATGATATATCAATAGACATAAATTTTATACATACTCCTTCACAAAAAAAGATAACCTCAGAATATAATCAGATGAAAGATAAATATATTCAACCAGAAATTTTAAATACAAAAAAAATAAATGCAATACATACATTATATATAGATAACGTTTCAGGCCTGCCATTAAAAAATGTAGAGATTTTCAATCCTTCATTAGAAAGCAGCGATTCATCATACAGCAAAATAACAAGAAAGCAAAAATATCATGAATATGAACTGTTTGAAGGAGATACAGAACTGTTTTGTTATGACAAAATGATTTTTGACCCGTGTACTAAAATAGAAAAATTGAAGTATGAAAAAATAGATGAAAACTTCAAAAAGCAGATAGTAGAAAAACTGGATATTCAATTGAGAGAAATAAAGTTCTGTCTGGACAAAGATATCGTCACAGATTATGATAAAAGTTCAGAAATATACAGAGTCTATACACAGCCCGGAAACCTAATAGAATGCAACCATCCTAAAATAATAGAACTAGCTGATAGCATAAAAGGCGAACTTAAAAATCCACTGTCCATATGTAAAAAAATATATCAATATATCGTGGACAACATGGAGTATAAAACAATGTATCAGGAAAAGGGCGCCCTTTACGCCTTAAATACTAAACAAGGTGATTGCACAGAATACTCTACCTTATTTGTAGCCCTAGCCCGTGCGGCAGGTATACCGGCTAGAGAGGTATACGGACAAACACTTGAACCGGACGGTAAGCTAGGCGGGGGACATGCTTGGGCAGAAGTATATTTCAACGAATATGGTTGGTTGCCAGTTGATCCTACTTGGGGACAGGGACTGAATAAAGACTACTTCGGTTATATGGATGACCGCCATATAATTTTCTCCCACCAGAGTTATCTTCAGCCTTATTCTCACCAGGGCCAGATGGAAAATTCCCTCTCAATCAATTTTGAAATAGAGCTTGTAGAATAA
- a CDS encoding DNA-binding protein, translating into MEYKKFGNKIVVRLDRGEEIVESIKKLCTENDIKLGRVSGIGAADKITVGLFHTETKKYMSKQLNGDHEITNLSGNISRMNDEVYLHLHITICDEDYNAFGGHLNSAYISGTGELIVDVLEGEVGREFDENIGLNLFKF; encoded by the coding sequence ATGGAATACAAAAAATTTGGTAATAAGATAGTAGTTAGATTGGATCGAGGAGAAGAAATAGTAGAATCTATAAAAAAACTGTGTACGGAAAACGATATAAAGCTTGGAAGAGTAAGCGGTATAGGTGCTGCAGATAAAATCACAGTAGGTCTTTTCCATACAGAAACTAAAAAATATATGTCTAAACAGCTCAACGGTGATCACGAGATAACCAATTTATCAGGGAATATTTCTAGGATGAACGATGAGGTATATCTACACTTACATATAACAATATGTGATGAAGATTATAATGCATTTGGGGGACATCTCAATTCAGCATATATAAGTGGAACAGGTGAGTTGATAGTGGATGTACTGGAAGGAGAAGTGGGTAGAGAGTTTGATGAAAATATCGGCTTGAATCTTTTTAAGTTTTAA
- a CDS encoding PRC-barrel domain-containing protein — protein sequence MKKISEIIGLSVICIQEGEERGTIRELLVDSNEGNVKYLVLQDDEWYFGAKILPFTDIQGIGKDAVTTLSKDSIQKLENSDEAVELVKKQVSVVGSKVYTEKGRFIGKVNEYFIDNADGRITGCTAEKHSTDGMLTISSEDIVTYGKKVVIVKDEIESQKEIETQKIEPITADDKEPENIAQDASKLFEMRQIEYFTGKKLNRDILDDDGNIIAKAGTSITGDIIDKTKKAGRFIELTMSIEE from the coding sequence ATGAAAAAAATTTCAGAGATAATAGGTTTATCTGTTATATGTATACAAGAAGGGGAAGAACGGGGGACTATCAGGGAGCTGCTTGTTGACTCGAATGAGGGTAATGTAAAATACCTGGTACTTCAGGATGATGAATGGTATTTTGGTGCTAAAATATTGCCTTTTACAGATATCCAGGGCATAGGCAAAGATGCAGTAACAACCTTGAGCAAAGATTCAATACAAAAGCTAGAGAATTCTGATGAGGCGGTGGAATTAGTAAAAAAACAAGTATCTGTTGTTGGCTCAAAAGTATATACTGAAAAGGGCCGATTTATAGGTAAAGTGAATGAATATTTTATAGATAATGCTGATGGTAGGATAACAGGGTGTACAGCAGAAAAGCATAGTACAGATGGAATGCTGACTATTTCATCGGAGGATATAGTTACATACGGCAAAAAGGTAGTAATAGTTAAGGATGAGATAGAATCTCAAAAAGAAATAGAAACGCAGAAGATAGAGCCTATAACAGCTGATGATAAAGAACCGGAAAATATAGCACAGGATGCTTCAAAACTTTTTGAAATGAGGCAGATAGAATATTTTACAGGCAAAAAGTTGAATAGAGATATATTGGATGACGATGGAAACATTATAGCAAAGGCCGGGACTTCTATTACCGGTGATATAATCGATAAGACTAAAAAGGCTGGTAGATTCATTGAGCTTACTATGAGCATAGAAGAATAA
- a CDS encoding secondary thiamine-phosphate synthase enzyme YjbQ: protein MFNVIEVSTNSISEFIDITGKVDQIVRESGIKSGACYCFVPHTTAGITINENADPDVVSDFLMEINKVIPMEDGYRHIEGNSAAHIKSSLMGFCQTILIKDGRLALGTWQAVYLCEFDGPRTRKVIVKIIEG from the coding sequence ATGTTTAATGTCATTGAAGTTAGCACCAACAGCATTTCAGAGTTTATCGATATAACGGGTAAAGTGGATCAGATTGTAAGGGAAAGTGGCATTAAGAGTGGAGCCTGTTATTGCTTTGTACCTCATACTACTGCTGGCATCACCATAAATGAAAATGCCGATCCTGATGTTGTATCTGATTTTTTGATGGAGATAAATAAAGTGATACCTATGGAGGATGGATACAGACATATTGAAGGCAATTCTGCTGCACATATAAAGTCCAGTCTTATGGGATTTTGTCAAACGATTTTAATTAAGGATGGAAGATTAGCATTGGGTACTTGGCAGGCTGTGTACTTATGTGAATTTGACGGACCTAGGACAAGAAAAGTGATTGTTAAGATAATTGAAGGTTAA
- a CDS encoding phospho-sugar mutase, protein MDYMQKYNYWLKDDYFDEAVKKELEEIEDDPEEIKERFYKDLEFGTGGMRGIIGAGTNRINDYIVRKATQGFANYIKKTGRQNCKRGVVIAYDSRYKSREFAIQAALVLNGNDIKSYIFEDISPVPELSFAVRELNAVAGIVITASHNPPQYNGYKVYWEDGGQLVPTMANQVIDEIAKIDNFEKVNMIQEEQAKEKGLFNYIGSEIDDRYIERIKKIRLNHNKTGHRTKIVYTPLHGTGRKLVMRALKEIGFDNVYIVPEQQQPDHNFSTVKYPNPEEPDAFRLAIPIAKQKQADIILATDPDCDRMGMAVLDKSGDYKLLNGNQTGALLIDYILSSMKLKGCLPNNGVVIKTIVTSELGREIASSYGVETIDTLTGFKFIGEKINQFEQTGEKKFIFGYEESYGYLAGTHARDKDGVVASMLAAEMTAYYKSLGMTVYQALKSIYQKYGYYMEELESVELKGIEGQEKLDKIMDGLRKDAPKELNGVKVKEIRDYLVGIKYDLIEEKRYDITLPVSNVLYFALQDYSWVCIRPSGTEPKVKIYFSVKGEDANQARDKILGLKKSIMKYIK, encoded by the coding sequence ATGGATTATATGCAAAAATATAATTACTGGTTAAAAGATGATTATTTTGATGAAGCAGTGAAAAAAGAACTAGAAGAGATTGAAGATGACCCGGAGGAGATAAAGGAAAGATTTTATAAAGACCTTGAATTTGGGACCGGGGGTATGCGGGGAATAATAGGTGCTGGCACCAACAGAATCAATGATTATATAGTGAGGAAAGCAACCCAGGGATTTGCAAATTACATAAAAAAAACCGGCAGGCAAAATTGTAAAAGAGGAGTGGTTATCGCCTATGATTCAAGGTATAAATCTAGGGAATTTGCTATTCAAGCCGCTCTTGTGCTCAATGGGAATGATATAAAGTCTTATATATTTGAGGATATCAGCCCTGTGCCTGAACTATCTTTTGCGGTCAGGGAGCTGAATGCTGTTGCCGGTATAGTTATAACCGCAAGCCATAACCCTCCACAATATAACGGATATAAAGTATACTGGGAGGATGGCGGTCAGCTTGTGCCTACTATGGCAAACCAGGTTATAGATGAGATTGCTAAAATTGATAATTTCGAAAAAGTAAATATGATCCAAGAAGAGCAAGCTAAAGAGAAAGGGCTTTTTAATTATATAGGCAGTGAAATAGATGACAGATATATAGAAAGGATAAAAAAGATTAGGCTCAACCACAACAAAACAGGTCATCGAACAAAGATTGTATATACCCCTCTGCATGGCACCGGCAGAAAGCTGGTAATGAGGGCATTGAAAGAAATAGGGTTTGATAATGTGTATATTGTTCCTGAACAGCAACAGCCTGATCATAACTTTTCCACAGTGAAATATCCCAATCCGGAGGAGCCCGATGCTTTTAGATTGGCTATCCCTATCGCCAAGCAGAAACAAGCGGATATTATTTTAGCCACTGATCCTGATTGTGATAGGATGGGCATGGCGGTGCTGGATAAATCCGGGGATTATAAGCTATTGAACGGCAATCAGACTGGAGCTCTATTGATAGATTATATACTTTCATCTATGAAATTAAAAGGCTGCCTTCCGAATAATGGTGTAGTTATCAAGACTATAGTTACCAGCGAACTGGGTAGGGAGATAGCTAGTTCTTACGGTGTAGAGACTATTGATACTCTAACCGGCTTTAAATTTATAGGTGAAAAGATAAATCAGTTTGAACAGACTGGAGAAAAGAAATTTATATTCGGCTATGAGGAGAGCTATGGTTATCTTGCAGGTACACATGCCCGTGATAAAGACGGGGTGGTAGCATCAATGCTGGCGGCGGAGATGACTGCATATTATAAAAGTTTAGGTATGACTGTATACCAGGCGCTGAAAAGCATATATCAAAAATATGGTTACTATATGGAAGAACTTGAGTCGGTAGAGCTTAAAGGCATAGAAGGACAAGAGAAACTGGACAAGATAATGGACGGATTGAGAAAAGATGCGCCAAAAGAATTAAATGGAGTAAAGGTTAAAGAGATCAGGGATTATCTTGTAGGCATAAAGTATGATTTAATTGAAGAAAAGCGATATGACATAACACTCCCTGTTTCAAACGTTCTTTATTTTGCATTGCAGGATTATTCTTGGGTGTGCATAAGGCCTTCCGGCACGGAGCCCAAGGTGAAGATTTATTTTTCGGTAAAGGGTGAGGATGCAAATCAAGCCCGGGATAAGATTTTAGGATTGAAAAAATCAATTATGAAATATATAAAATAG
- a CDS encoding glycoside hydrolase family 18 protein, protein MEIYVVQPGDSLWSISNRYGVAIDVIVEANLLQDIPYLIPGQALVIPTQGQIYTVQPGDTLWSISRKFNVTVSSIVALNNISNPDLIYPGMKILIPGAGDAFGEIEVNGYIEPISVELDKRIVDDVGQYLTYISPFSYRVNRDGSLIALKDETILEQSARHNIAPLLVVTNFRNGNFDADLVHDLLTDNNAINNFIVNVINVIKNKNYYGLNIDFERIPPEDRQLYNDFLRKVTQRLHREGYIVSTALAPKPYDIKVGAWHGAHDYQAHGNIVDFVIIMTYEWGWSGGPPMAVAPIDEVRKVINYAVSVIPPQKIMMGMPLYGYDWPLPYTPGGGWARRVSPQEALQIAAKYGVYINYDTTAQSPYFYYTDTSGIQHVVWFEDARSVMAKFRLVNQYGLRGVSYWVLGQSFPQNWEVLDAMFKIKKLR, encoded by the coding sequence TTGGAAATATATGTAGTGCAACCAGGGGATTCCTTATGGTCCATTTCAAACAGATATGGTGTGGCTATCGATGTGATAGTGGAAGCCAACCTACTGCAGGATATACCATATTTGATTCCTGGGCAGGCGCTTGTAATACCGACCCAAGGGCAAATATATACCGTTCAACCAGGAGATACCCTGTGGTCAATAAGCAGGAAATTCAATGTAACTGTAAGCAGCATAGTTGCGTTGAATAATATATCCAATCCAGACCTTATTTATCCCGGGATGAAAATATTGATTCCGGGAGCAGGGGATGCCTTTGGAGAGATAGAAGTCAATGGCTATATAGAGCCTATAAGTGTTGAATTGGATAAGAGAATAGTAGATGATGTGGGACAATATCTCACATATATAAGCCCTTTTAGCTATAGGGTAAACCGGGATGGCAGCCTTATAGCCTTGAAGGATGAGACGATATTGGAACAATCGGCTAGACATAATATTGCCCCTTTGCTGGTTGTGACTAATTTTAGGAATGGAAATTTTGATGCGGACTTGGTACATGATCTTCTAACGGATAATAATGCGATAAATAATTTTATAGTCAATGTAATAAATGTAATAAAAAATAAAAATTATTATGGTTTGAACATAGATTTTGAGAGGATCCCTCCAGAGGACCGTCAGCTTTATAATGATTTTTTGAGAAAAGTTACTCAAAGGCTGCATAGGGAAGGTTACATCGTTTCCACAGCATTGGCACCTAAACCATATGATATAAAAGTAGGTGCATGGCATGGGGCACATGATTATCAAGCCCATGGCAATATTGTGGATTTTGTGATAATAATGACTTATGAATGGGGTTGGTCGGGTGGACCACCAATGGCTGTAGCTCCTATAGATGAGGTAAGAAAGGTGATAAATTATGCAGTATCTGTTATTCCGCCTCAAAAGATTATGATGGGCATGCCTTTATATGGATATGATTGGCCGTTGCCCTACACTCCGGGTGGGGGATGGGCTAGGAGGGTAAGTCCTCAAGAAGCTCTACAGATTGCAGCTAAATATGGGGTTTATATAAATTATGATACCACTGCTCAATCACCTTATTTTTATTATACCGATACTTCCGGTATACAACATGTTGTGTGGTTTGAAGATGCAAGAAGCGTTATGGCTAAGTTTAGGCTAGTGAATCAATACGGCCTGAGAGGGGTAAGTTATTGGGTACTAGGACAGTCGTTCCCACAAAATTGGGAAGTATTAGATGCCATGTTTAAAATCAAAAAACTTAGATAA